From a single Micromonospora carbonacea genomic region:
- a CDS encoding enoyl-CoA hydratase/isomerase family protein: MIFCQPEVGLGLVPGAGGTERLTHLLGRDRALEVLLTGQDYDADRAAQYGWAARAIPDAELDDFVNAVARRIASFDRQAITAVKTQVNRSTLPSEENLLASFVESARSTTGPGVEARGRAVGKLVAQIGIDDLERNLGHHLESLAEQP, translated from the coding sequence CTGATCTTCTGCCAGCCCGAGGTCGGCCTCGGCCTGGTCCCCGGCGCCGGCGGCACCGAACGACTGACACACCTCCTCGGCCGCGACCGGGCTTTGGAGGTACTCCTGACCGGTCAGGACTACGACGCGGACCGCGCCGCACAGTACGGCTGGGCCGCCCGGGCGATCCCCGACGCCGAACTCGACGACTTCGTCAACGCTGTGGCCCGGCGGATCGCCAGCTTCGACAGGCAAGCCATCACGGCGGTCAAAACCCAGGTGAACCGCTCCACCTTGCCGTCGGAGGAGAACCTGCTGGCGTCGTTCGTCGAGTCCGCCCGATCCACCACGGGACCTGGCGTCGAGGCGCGAGGGCGGGCCGTCGGCAAACTCGTCGCCCAGATCGGGATCGACGACCTCGAACGAAACCTGGGCCACCACCTCGAGTCGCTGGCCGAACAGCCGTAG
- a CDS encoding enoyl-CoA hydratase-related protein produces MDDQTSKVRRVTFANPPHNLIGADTVAELLDIVDRLSGEEQASVVIFDSATPGFFLNHVDSDQIPAIADMAGSGPLPEFVELGVRLAAAPFVSIASIRGRARGGGAKYTAAFGLRYASREQAIF; encoded by the coding sequence GTGGATGACCAGACGTCGAAGGTGCGTCGAGTCACGTTCGCAAACCCACCGCACAACCTGATCGGCGCGGACACCGTGGCCGAGCTGTTGGACATCGTCGACCGTCTGAGCGGCGAGGAACAGGCCAGCGTCGTCATCTTCGACAGCGCGACGCCGGGGTTCTTCCTCAACCACGTCGACAGCGACCAGATCCCGGCCATCGCGGACATGGCCGGCAGCGGGCCCTTGCCCGAGTTCGTCGAACTCGGCGTGCGCCTGGCTGCCGCACCGTTCGTCAGCATCGCGTCGATCCGGGGACGTGCCCGTGGCGGCGGCGCGAAGTACACCGCCGCCTTCGGCCTGCGCTACGCCAGCCGGGAACAGGCGATCTTCTGA
- a CDS encoding NAD-dependent epimerase/dehydratase family protein encodes MRVFLTGGSGFAGGAILRRLVNDGHTVHALARSAAAADAITSAGGLPVGGDLSDLARSGNGPAWLQILGEVDAVVHSAAFMAFWGPDQVFVDRNLLPTRDLYQAAVDARVRRFVLVSAASVSTGTNHDHTVDENSDPGKANIAYSRVKLRTEQELLVLPHGNTSLVVIRPPFLWGQGMTHTLQGFIDSVEAGRFSWIDGGRHMVDFCHVDNLAHIIALALDRGDHGLICYVTDGSPRPARDFLTPLLATRGVDVSAANSVPRAVASPLATLMQTAAKARRSATAPPLTPWIVSFMGRDRVYDITRARLRLGYRPAITVEEGLRQMARSRTVGR; translated from the coding sequence ATGAGAGTCTTTCTCACGGGCGGATCGGGCTTCGCCGGAGGAGCAATCCTCCGGCGGCTGGTCAACGACGGGCACACTGTGCACGCGCTCGCGCGGTCCGCGGCCGCCGCGGACGCGATCACATCGGCCGGCGGGCTCCCGGTCGGCGGTGACCTGTCGGACCTGGCCAGGTCCGGCAACGGGCCTGCCTGGCTACAGATTCTCGGCGAGGTCGACGCCGTGGTGCACTCGGCGGCCTTCATGGCCTTCTGGGGACCCGACCAGGTCTTCGTCGACCGCAACCTGCTGCCGACCCGCGACCTCTACCAGGCCGCCGTGGACGCACGGGTCAGGCGATTCGTCCTGGTGTCCGCGGCCAGCGTCTCCACCGGCACCAATCACGACCACACCGTCGACGAGAACTCCGACCCGGGCAAGGCGAACATCGCCTACAGCCGCGTGAAGCTCCGCACCGAGCAGGAACTGCTTGTCCTGCCGCACGGGAACACGTCCCTGGTCGTCATCCGTCCACCGTTCCTGTGGGGCCAGGGCATGACCCACACCTTGCAGGGATTCATCGACTCCGTGGAAGCCGGCCGATTCTCCTGGATCGACGGAGGGCGGCACATGGTCGACTTCTGCCACGTCGACAACCTCGCCCACATCATCGCGCTGGCACTCGACCGTGGGGATCACGGCTTGATCTGCTACGTCACCGACGGCAGCCCTCGCCCCGCCCGCGACTTCCTCACCCCGCTGCTGGCCACCCGCGGCGTCGACGTCAGCGCGGCCAACAGCGTTCCCCGGGCAGTCGCCTCACCTCTGGCCACGCTCATGCAGACCGCCGCGAAAGCACGCCGCAGCGCCACCGCACCACCGCTCACCCCTTGGATCGTCTCGTTCATGGGCCGCGACCGCGTCTACGACATCACCCGAGCGCGACTTCGACTGGGCTATCGGCCGGCGATCACCGTGGAGGAAGGGCTCCGGCAGATGGCGCGATCCCGCACCGTGGGCCGCTGA
- a CDS encoding TetR/AcrR family transcriptional regulator yields MIRAETAAATRQALLEAAAELLDQGGLEAVTLRAVGARAGVTRGAPYRHFPDKEHLMIAVGSQAWDELGQRIGAIHRDPSLTAAAKLRALLAAFINLARRQPHLYRLMFSSPASDPTAFARAAQPTQDESLQVVAAVTGEHHARRYAALLLASADGIAGMELTGQLGGDKWQTTAEELIDTLVTMVAAQTHGSAT; encoded by the coding sequence ATGATCCGGGCTGAGACCGCCGCCGCGACACGCCAGGCCCTGCTCGAAGCGGCGGCCGAGCTGCTTGACCAGGGCGGCCTCGAAGCCGTGACCCTCCGTGCCGTCGGAGCGCGGGCAGGGGTCACCCGTGGAGCCCCCTACCGGCACTTCCCGGACAAGGAACACCTCATGATCGCGGTCGGCAGCCAGGCCTGGGACGAACTCGGTCAACGAATCGGCGCCATCCACCGAGACCCCAGCCTCACCGCGGCCGCAAAACTGCGGGCCCTCCTCGCCGCTTTCATCAACCTCGCCCGCCGCCAACCCCATCTCTACCGGCTGATGTTCAGCAGCCCCGCCAGCGATCCCACCGCGTTCGCCCGGGCTGCCCAGCCAACGCAGGACGAATCCCTGCAAGTAGTCGCCGCCGTGACCGGCGAACACCACGCCCGCCGATACGCCGCCCTACTCCTCGCCAGCGCCGACGGCATCGCCGGCATGGAACTCACCGGCCAGCTCGGCGGCGACAAATGGCAGACCACCGCCGAAGAGCTGATCGACACCCTGGTCACCATGGTCGCCGCGCAAACCCACGGAAGCGCCACGTGA
- a CDS encoding cellulase family glycosylhydrolase, translating to MRSTLRKVQFAMLSGVLALAGTAAVLPSSASADSMAQLNATQLVADLGAGWNLGNALEANANGIPSETAWGNPVVTQAFIDRVKAAGFKTIRIPVSYLGNIGSAPNYTINSAWLNRIQEIVDYAYGRGLYVLINMHGDGYKTITGSWLICDSSNQTTIRDKYQKVWQQIATRFQSYGERLILESMNEEFDGQYGNPTQPCYSNINAYNQIFVDTVRRTGGNNASRWLLVPGWNTNIDYTVGNYGFVLPTDQYRSSSIPANEQRLMISVHYYDPWDFAGEENGTITQWGPAATNPARKSTWGQQDFMDGQLKKVRDTFVSRGYPVFVGEYGSVDKTSADSTNNRYRADYARTLVSTAKKYGAATAYWDNGYNGAYGFGLFNRSSATVTQQGIIDAIMSAIGSTTPTTPPTTTPPPTTAPPTTAPPTTPPPTGSRSCAASYTVTGQWQGGFQAEVRVTAGGSAISGWTVTWTFANGQQVSQAWSATLTTSGTTVTARNVSYNGSLSAGGSTTFGFLGSSGGTNGVPSLSCAAS from the coding sequence GTGAGATCCACCCTCAGGAAGGTCCAGTTCGCCATGCTCTCCGGCGTGCTGGCGCTGGCCGGAACCGCAGCCGTGCTGCCGAGTTCCGCGTCGGCCGACAGCATGGCCCAGCTCAACGCCACCCAGCTCGTCGCCGACCTGGGGGCGGGCTGGAATCTGGGGAACGCCCTGGAGGCCAACGCCAACGGGATCCCCAGCGAGACGGCATGGGGCAACCCGGTCGTGACCCAGGCCTTCATCGACCGGGTGAAGGCGGCCGGATTCAAGACGATCCGCATCCCGGTCTCCTATCTGGGAAACATCGGGTCCGCCCCGAACTACACGATCAACTCCGCCTGGCTGAACCGGATCCAGGAGATCGTGGACTACGCCTACGGGCGCGGCCTGTACGTGCTGATCAACATGCACGGCGACGGTTACAAGACCATCACCGGCTCGTGGTTGATCTGCGACTCGTCGAACCAGACGACGATCAGGGACAAGTACCAGAAGGTCTGGCAGCAGATCGCGACCAGATTCCAGAGCTACGGCGAGCGCCTCATCCTCGAATCCATGAACGAGGAGTTCGACGGCCAGTACGGCAATCCCACCCAGCCGTGCTACTCGAACATCAACGCCTACAACCAGATCTTCGTGGACACCGTCCGGCGGACCGGCGGGAACAACGCCTCGCGCTGGCTGCTCGTCCCCGGCTGGAACACCAACATCGACTACACCGTGGGCAACTACGGCTTCGTGCTGCCGACCGACCAGTACCGGTCGTCGTCCATCCCCGCCAACGAGCAGCGACTCATGATCTCCGTGCACTACTACGACCCCTGGGACTTCGCCGGCGAGGAGAACGGCACCATCACGCAGTGGGGGCCGGCCGCCACCAACCCGGCCCGGAAGTCGACCTGGGGACAGCAGGACTTCATGGACGGGCAACTGAAGAAGGTGCGCGACACCTTCGTCTCGCGCGGATACCCGGTGTTCGTCGGTGAGTACGGTTCGGTCGACAAGACGTCGGCCGACTCGACGAACAACAGGTACCGCGCGGACTACGCGCGCACCCTGGTGTCCACCGCCAAGAAGTACGGGGCGGCCACCGCCTACTGGGACAACGGCTACAACGGGGCGTACGGGTTCGGGCTGTTCAACCGCAGCAGCGCCACGGTCACCCAGCAGGGCATCATCGACGCCATCATGAGCGCCATCGGCAGCACCACCCCGACCACGCCGCCGACCACCACGCCGCCCCCGACCACCGCTCCGCCCACCACCGCCCCGCCGACGACCCCGCCGCCGACGGGCAGCCGGTCCTGCGCGGCGTCGTACACGGTCACCGGTCAGTGGCAGGGCGGCTTCCAGGCCGAGGTGCGGGTGACCGCCGGCGGCTCGGCGATCAGCGGTTGGACGGTGACCTGGACGTTCGCGAACGGACAGCAGGTGTCGCAGGCGTGGAGCGCGACGCTGACCACCAGCGGCACCACGGTCACCGCCCGCAACGTCAGCTACAACGGTTCGCTCAGTGCCGGCGGCAGCACGACCTTCGGCTTCCTGGGCTCGTCGGGCGGCACCAACGGGGTGCCGTCGTTGTCCTGCGCGGCGAGCTGA
- a CDS encoding fibronectin type III domain-containing protein: MSSKLIRGLAAFALALGPVAVITEPAVAAPVCDVPEPPPVCGGDVDDDNAWVNLTSASRVPAGVQVKGSAGDPDATTSVQVIAKISGVEVGRFGVASGSAFIRTLPARYGDTVCLTVVNQGAGVGETACRALAVRFDPFGSFDELSPGPSGLRVRGWVIDPDTASPLTVSVRVNGRLYTALVASTTRTDVAASYPVYGGDHGFDLLVPAARGDHTVCVTAINAGAGVDTALPCRTVTQGGAPVIDHFLVRAPDYPTPRMEVDVRVGTQDATQVSVWRGPTPNGPWTDWPTPHSTWSNPAGYWEMDLTVDWGRTYCYLATAYNAYGSHTPPAVCATTWAGAYPQPARVGVTGVSDTSMMLSWDDVAMGEAEWRLVRSGVPDVVLAGTPGTGRMSHLVTGLQPGTQYCFLLGARSPGWAGNPYFFCQWTAKAAADPTTLQGVAAMNLWNCDPRGRAGTVWSTDANGRWVRQGALPNSLVAGACGPATSAPAARVTLPSGRTTTLAVVVVDSRYCVADDPYDANCRVWQTPPTLGDPKGITENRLLLG; this comes from the coding sequence GTGTCATCCAAACTGATTCGCGGCCTCGCCGCGTTCGCGCTGGCCCTGGGGCCAGTCGCCGTGATCACGGAACCCGCCGTGGCGGCGCCCGTGTGCGACGTCCCCGAGCCACCTCCGGTGTGCGGCGGGGACGTCGACGACGACAACGCCTGGGTCAACCTCACCTCGGCCAGCCGGGTACCGGCCGGCGTGCAGGTCAAGGGGAGCGCCGGTGATCCGGACGCCACCACGTCGGTCCAGGTCATCGCCAAGATCTCCGGTGTGGAGGTGGGCCGGTTCGGTGTCGCCTCCGGCTCGGCCTTCATCCGGACCCTCCCCGCCCGGTACGGGGACACCGTCTGCCTCACCGTCGTCAACCAGGGAGCCGGGGTCGGCGAGACCGCCTGTCGGGCGCTCGCCGTCCGGTTCGACCCGTTCGGCTCGTTCGACGAACTCTCCCCCGGGCCGTCCGGCCTGCGGGTGCGCGGCTGGGTCATCGACCCGGACACCGCCTCGCCGCTGACCGTGTCGGTGCGGGTGAACGGCCGGCTGTACACCGCGCTGGTCGCCTCGACGACCCGCACCGACGTGGCCGCCAGCTACCCCGTCTACGGCGGCGACCACGGCTTCGACCTGCTGGTGCCGGCGGCCCGGGGCGACCACACGGTCTGCGTCACCGCGATCAACGCCGGCGCGGGGGTGGACACCGCGCTGCCCTGCCGGACGGTCACCCAGGGCGGCGCACCGGTGATCGACCACTTCCTGGTCCGGGCCCCCGACTACCCGACCCCCCGGATGGAGGTCGACGTACGGGTGGGTACCCAGGACGCCACCCAGGTCAGCGTGTGGCGGGGCCCCACACCGAACGGGCCGTGGACCGACTGGCCCACCCCGCACAGCACCTGGAGCAACCCGGCCGGGTACTGGGAGATGGACCTGACCGTGGACTGGGGGCGCACCTACTGCTACCTCGCCACCGCGTACAACGCGTACGGCTCGCACACCCCGCCGGCGGTCTGCGCGACCACCTGGGCCGGGGCGTACCCCCAGCCGGCCCGGGTGGGGGTGACCGGAGTCTCGGACACCTCGATGATGCTGAGCTGGGACGACGTCGCCATGGGCGAGGCCGAGTGGCGGCTGGTCCGGTCCGGGGTGCCCGACGTGGTGCTGGCCGGCACCCCGGGCACCGGACGGATGAGTCACCTGGTCACCGGGTTGCAGCCCGGCACCCAGTACTGCTTCCTGCTCGGGGCTCGCTCGCCGGGCTGGGCGGGCAACCCGTACTTCTTCTGCCAGTGGACCGCGAAGGCGGCTGCCGACCCGACCACGTTGCAGGGCGTGGCGGCCATGAACCTGTGGAACTGCGATCCGCGCGGTCGGGCCGGCACGGTGTGGTCGACCGACGCCAACGGCCGCTGGGTGCGGCAGGGCGCGCTGCCCAACAGCCTGGTGGCGGGGGCCTGCGGCCCGGCGACCAGCGCACCGGCGGCCCGGGTGACCCTGCCCAGCGGGCGGACCACCACGCTGGCGGTGGTGGTGGTCGACAGCCGGTACTGCGTCGCCGACGACCCGTACGACGCCAACTGCCGGGTCTGGCAGACGCCGCCCACGCTCGGTGACCCGAAGGGCATCACCGAGAACCGGCTCCTGTTGGGTTGA
- a CDS encoding metallophosphoesterase, translating into MTAGDAVQVRPARRSLRPLVSGATLVAVLVLLFGLPWWTLTVAARWPAAVVAAGTSVFVVALVALPVLMYLGHGHRRLDAAARAGDTLLGLVWILFVWALIGNVARLPLAAAGVADPVRSRYVAAGAAVVSVVLAVWGYAEAMRVPRVRRVDVTIDRLGAGLDGVRVVLLTDTHYGPIDRARWSARTIEVVNGLAPDIVCHTGDIADGTVDQRRAQAAPLGAVQARLARVYVTGNHEYYGQAQGWVDHMRTLGWEPLHNRHLVVERGGDRLVVAGVDDVTAASSGVVGHRADHAAALAGADPQLPVLLLAHQPKQIDDAVAAGADLQLSGHTHGGQMWPFHYLVRLDQPVVQGLSRHGRTQLYTSRGTGFWGPPFRIFAPSEITLLTLRAG; encoded by the coding sequence ATGACTGCTGGCGATGCCGTACAGGTCAGGCCGGCGCGACGGTCGCTGCGACCGCTGGTGTCCGGGGCGACGCTGGTCGCGGTCCTGGTGTTGCTGTTCGGCCTGCCGTGGTGGACGTTGACGGTGGCGGCGCGGTGGCCGGCGGCGGTGGTGGCGGCCGGCACGAGCGTGTTCGTCGTCGCGCTGGTCGCGTTGCCCGTTCTGATGTATCTCGGGCACGGCCACCGGCGGCTGGACGCGGCGGCCCGCGCGGGGGACACCCTGCTCGGCCTGGTGTGGATCCTGTTCGTCTGGGCGCTGATCGGCAATGTGGCCCGGCTCCCGCTGGCCGCGGCGGGGGTCGCCGACCCGGTGCGGTCGCGATACGTGGCGGCCGGCGCGGCGGTCGTCTCGGTCGTCCTGGCCGTCTGGGGCTACGCCGAGGCGATGCGGGTGCCCCGGGTCCGGCGGGTGGACGTCACCATCGACCGGCTGGGAGCGGGTCTCGACGGCGTCCGGGTGGTGTTGCTGACCGACACCCACTACGGCCCGATCGACCGGGCCCGCTGGTCGGCCCGCACGATCGAGGTGGTCAACGGCTTGGCCCCGGACATCGTCTGCCACACCGGCGACATCGCTGACGGCACGGTCGACCAGCGTCGGGCGCAGGCGGCGCCGCTGGGTGCCGTCCAGGCGCGGCTGGCCCGGGTGTACGTGACGGGCAACCACGAGTACTACGGCCAGGCGCAGGGCTGGGTCGACCACATGCGGACACTTGGCTGGGAGCCCCTGCACAACCGGCATCTCGTGGTGGAGCGGGGTGGCGACCGGCTCGTCGTCGCCGGGGTGGACGACGTGACCGCCGCCTCGTCCGGCGTCGTCGGTCACCGCGCCGACCACGCGGCGGCGCTGGCCGGCGCCGACCCGCAGCTGCCCGTGCTGCTGCTGGCGCACCAGCCGAAGCAGATCGACGACGCGGTCGCGGCCGGCGCGGACCTGCAACTGTCCGGGCACACCCACGGTGGCCAGATGTGGCCGTTCCACTACCTGGTCCGGCTCGACCAGCCGGTCGTGCAGGGGCTGAGCCGGCACGGCAGGACCCAGCTCTACACGAGCCGGGGGACCGGGTTCTGGGGTCCTCCGTTCCGGATCTTCGCGCCGAGCGAGATCACCCTGCTCACCCTCCGGGCGGGATAG